TGACCGATCCGGAGGTGCTCGAGCGCATCCAGGGTCTCGTGATCCCGCCCGCGTGGCGCCGGGTGTGGATCTGCCCGCATCCGACCGGGCACATCCAGGCCGTCGGGACCGACGACGCGGGCCGCCGCCAGTACCTCTACCACCCCGAATGGCGGCGAGCGCGCGACGAGGAGAAACACGACCGGGTGCTCGCCCTGGCCGGCGAACTGCCCGCCGTCCGCGCCGCCCTCCAAGACGACCTCCGCCGAAGGCACCTCGACCGCCGGCGGGTCGCGGCCGCCGCGCTGCGGATGATCGACCGCGGCGTCTTCCGCAGCGGCGGCGAGGAGTACGCCGAAACCAACGGCTCCCACGGCGCGACCACGCTGCTGCGCGAACACGTGAAGATCAGCGGCGACGAGCTGACCTTCTGCTACCCCGCCAAAAGCGGCCTCGTCCGCTCGCTGAGCCTGCGCGACGGCGAACTCGCAGCCGTCCTGAAGTCGCTCCGCCGCTGCCGCACCGGAACCCCGCGCCTGTTCGCCTACCGCACCGACGACGGCTGGCACGAACTGCACGCCAGCGACGTCAACGAGCGGTTCAAGGAACTGGCCGGCGAGGAGTTCACGGTCAAGGACTTCCGCACCTGGCACGCGACCGTGCTCGCCGCGGTCTCCCTCGCCGCCCAGGAGACGCCGACCTCCCAGCGCGGCCGGGCGAGGGCCGAGTCGGCCGCGATGAAGGAGGTCGCGGAGGAGCTGGGGAACACTCCCGCGGTCGCTCGCCGCTCGTATGTCGACCCGCGCGTCCTGCGGGAATTCGAAGAGGGCAACACCATCCACCGCGCATTGCGCAAGGCCGACGCCGACGGGCTCGCGGAGGAGGAGCTACGGGAGCGGATCGAAAAAGCGGTACTCCGACTGCTGCGGCGGGCCTCCCGCGGATGACCAGCGTCCCGCCGCGACGCAGCGTCGCTGATGAGCGCGGCGGGCATCTTCTCGGATCTGCAGATCGCCGAGGAACCGGGCAACCCGATCCCCCGCGTACTGCGCGGACGTGGTGATTTGCCTCTTAAATCATACGCACCACTAATGGTATGTTGCGCACACGACCACGCTCGCCCACCCGAAAGGACCCGGCCATGACTCTCGCCGGAAAGACCGTCCTGATGTCCGGCGGCAGCCGCGGCATCGGCCTGGCCATCGCGATCCGCGCGGCGCGGGACGGGGCGAACGTCGTCCTGCTGGCGAAAACCGCCGAACCGCATCCGAAGCTGGAAGGCACCGTCTACACCGCCGCGAAGGAGATCGAAACCGCCGGCGGCCAGGCGCTGCCGATCGTCGGGGACGTGCGGTCCGAGGACGACGTGCTGGCCGCGGCGGAAGCGGCGGCGGAGCAGTTCGGCGGCATCGACGTCGTGGTGAACAACGCCAGCGCGCTCGACCGGTCCGGCACCGAAGACCTCTCGATGAAGCGCTACGACCTCATGCAGGACATCAACACCCGCGGCACGTTCCTGCTCAGCAAAGCGGCGATCCCGCACCTGCGCAAGGCGGCGAATCCGCACCTCCTGACGCTGTCGCCGCCGTTGAACCTCTCCCCCGCCTGGGTCGGCGCGCACCTGGGCTACACGCTCTCCAAATACGGCATGAGCCTGTGCACGATCGGTCTCGCGGAGGAACTGAAAGCGGACGGGATCGCCGCGAATTCGCTGTGGCCGCGCACTCTCACCGACACCGCGGCAGTGCGCAACATCATCGGCGGCGCGAGCCAGGCGCGCACCCCGCAGATCGTCGCCGATGCCGCGTACGCGATCCTCAACCGGCCGTCCCGCGAGTGCACCGGGAACCTCTTCATCGACGACGAGGTGCTCGCCGCCGAAGGCGTGACCGACCTGTCCGGCTATCAGCGCGGCGACGGCGAACTGGCGCTGGACATCTTCGTCGACCCGGCCTGATCCCGCATCCGGTCGAATTCGCCGGGCAAGGTGTCGCCCTCGTTCATCTTGGCCAGCAGTTTGCGCAGCGAATCGTGGGAGCGCTGCGGAAGGTCGCTGAGCACGTGCTGGTCCAGGCCGGCCAGCAGCTCGTTCGCCTTCCGCAGCGTTGTCCGTCCCGCGGCGCTGAGGTCGACGACGTAGCGCCGCCGGTCTTCGGGGTCGCGGGTGCGCGCGGCGAACCCGAGGGTCTCCAGGTCGTCGAGGCTGCTCACCATGGTCGCCGGGTCGATCCGCAGGTACGCGCCCAGCGACAGCTGCGACATCGGCCCGTTGTCGGCCAGCGCCTGCAGGACGCTGTAGTGCCGCACCCGCAGGCCCAGCTCGTGCAGCCGGTCCTCGGCGAGCCGGAACACGACCTGGCCGAGCTTCACCAGCAGGCAGCTCGTGTGCTCGCCGATCCCGCCCGGCACCAGCGGACCTGACATCGTTTCCCCTGCCTATCGTTTGCGGAGCGGACGAATCCCGATGATACGGGCCCCGGTCACGCCCGCAGCCGCAAACTCGGTTCCATGGCGGCGAAAGCGCGCCGCACGTGGCCGGGCAGTTCGCCCGGCGCGCAGTCGGGCAGCCATTCGTCCAGCGCGCACCGCCAGGCCGCCACGCAGAATTCGACGAGCAGCCGCAGTTCGAGGCTGGACTCGCCGAGCCGGCGCACGATCTCCGCCTCGGTTTCCGCGCAGTGCAACAGGGTGTGCCCGTTCAGCGCCGGGGACTGGTCGATCAGCCGGAGCGTCGCCGGGAACCGCTCGTACCAGTTCTCGTCCATGCGGTCGAGGGTCGCGAGCATCGCGTCGCGGAAGACATCGGCGAGCGGCCCGGATTTCGCGGTCTCGTCCAGGACCTCGAGATAGGCGCTCCAGAGTTCCTTGACCGCGGCGAGCGCGACGTCTTCCTTCGAGCGGAAGTTGCGGAAGAACGTCCGGCGCGACACCTCGACCTCGTCGAGCAGCGCGTCGAGCGGCGTGGCGTCGAAACCGCGTTCGCTGAAGAGCGAGATCGCGGTCTCCACCAGCGCCTGCCGGGTGCGCTGCTTCTTGCGCTCGCGCAGCGTGGGCGGTCCGGACGTGGTCATCTTCGGCAGTCTACCCAGCACGCGTCGCGAGCGCATATGCTATACAAGAGCAAATGCCACACTGTGGCACATTCACTCTAGGGGGTTGCCTTGCGCGCACTCGTTGTCGACCACTCCGCACCGGCTCATCTGGCCATGGCCGAGGTCGCCGACCCGGTCCCCGCGCCCGGCGAGGCGCTGATCCGGGTGGCCGCGGCCTCGCTCAACTTCGGCGAGGTCAAAGGCGCGACCGACCCGTCCGCGCCGGACGGCACCGTGATCGGCTGGGACGCGGCGGGCGTCGTCGTCCAAGCCGCGGCCGACGGTTCCGGCCCGGCGGTCGGCACGCCGGTGGTCTCGGTGGGCACCGCGGGCTGGGCCGAACTGCGCGCGGTGCCGACGAACTTGATCGGCACCGTGCCCGACGGCGCCGACCTGGGCGCGATCAGCACTATCCCGGTCGCCGCGCTGAGCGCTTTGCACGTACTGCGCCGGATCGGCCCGGTCCTCGGACGGCGAGTGCTGGTCACTGGCGCGTCCGGCGGGGTCGGCCGTTACGCGGTGCAGCTCGCCGCGCGGGCGGGCGCGGAGGTGGTGGCGATCAGCCGGGATCCCGCGCAAACGGAAGGTCTGCTCGCGCTGGGCGCGGCTGAGGTGCGCGCCTCCGCCGACGAGGTCGACCGGCCGGTGTCCGGGGTGCTGGACAATCTCGGCGGGCCGCATCTCGTGGCCGCCTTCGCGAGGTTGGAAGCGGGCGGCACGCTGGTCACCGTGGGCCGTTCGGCCGAGGCGGACGTCGTGCTGCCGCCGGACGCCTTCCTCGGCACCGAGGGGCGGCACGACCGGTCGATCCGCACGTTCTTCCTGCTGGCCGATCCCGCGGCCGACTTCTCCGCCGATCTGACCTGGCTGGCCGCCGAAACCGCCGCCGGACGCCTCGATCCGGGCATCAGCTGGCGCGGCCCGTGGGACCGGTACGCCGAGGCGGCGGAGGCGCTGGTCGGACGGACGCTGCACGGCAAGGCGGTGCTGGAGATCGGCTGAGCGGACGCGGCCGCCCCAGCGGCGGCCGCTCCCCCGGTCCGGGCGCGGCACGCGTTAACCTGGCCTGAACCGACCGCGCGAGAACACGGAACCCAGGTGAACCAGACCGGAGCACAGCCGCCAGCCGGAACGCAGGCCATCCGCCGCGCGCTCGGCATCCTGCGGCTCCTCATGGACGAGGACGGGGAGCTCGCGCTGTCCGCGATCGCCCGCAAACTGGACCTCACGCCGGGCACGACGCACCGGGTCGTGCGCGCGCTGAGCGCCGACGGGCTCGTCGCGCACAACCCCCGCACCGACAGCTACCACCTCGGCCCCGGCGCGATCCTGCTCGGCCAGGCCGCCCAGCGCGTGCACGGGCTGCAGCTCGCGCTGCCGGTCATCCAGCGGATCAACGAGGACACCGGGGAATCGGTCAACATCACGATCCGCGAGGGCAACGAATCGGTGGTGCTGCTGCGCGCGCAGTCGACGCTGCCGCTGCGCTTCGAACAGCATCCCGGCGCGCGTTTCCCGTTGTACGCCACGGCTTCCGGCAAGGCGATGCTCGCCAATTCTCTCGACGCGGAGTCCTATCTGGCGAGCCTTCCGGAACAGCTGCCCGCGCTGACGGCGCACACTCTCGCGACCCGGGACGCCCTCGCCCTGGAACTGGCCGAGACCCGCGATCGCGGATACAGCATCGACAACGAGGAAAACGTCGCCGGGGTGCGGTGTGTCGGGGCTGGGGTCCTGGACGAGCGTGGGCTTGCCCGGGCGGCGGTGGTCATCCAGGTGCCGACCGTGCGGCTGCCCGAGGAGCGGGTTCGCGAGCTGGGCGCGCTCGCCATCGAGGCGGCCAAGGAAATCGCGCCGTTCCTGCCACCGGACCGGCTCACTCGCTACTGACGCCAAGCCAGACGTCTCACTCGCTGCTGACCCCCAGCGCCCGCGCGGTCAACGAAGCCAGGTGCGCGGGCCGATGCTCGGACAGCTGCCGAATCTGCGTCCGGCAGCTGAACCCGTCCGCGTGCACCACCGTGCCTTCCGGGGCCGCTCGCAGGGCGGGCAGCAGCTGGTGTTCCGCGACCGCGACGGAAACGTCGTAATGCCCCCGCTGGAAACCGAAATTCCCCGCCAACCCGCAGCAGCCCTCGCGCAGCACCTGCGAATGCTCCGACAACCGGCCGAGCAGCTGCGCATCGGCGTCGTAGCCGAGGTCGGCGTGCTGGTGGCAATGCACCTGAGTGAGCACCGGAGCCGCGGACTTGGTCAACCCAGGAAGCTCGCTCTCGCCCACATGCTCCGCGAAGGTCCGGACGCTCCGCTTCAGCAAGGCAGTCCGCGGATCGTCCGGCAGCAGCTCCGAGCCGTCCTCGCGCAGGGTCGCGGTGCAGCTCGGTTCCAGGCCGAGCACCGGGATTCCCTGCCGCAGCCACGGGTCCAGCGCGTCCAGCGAACGGCGCAGGACCCGCCGCGCCGCGCCCAGCTGGCCGGTGCTGTGCCAGGTCAGTCCACAACAGACAGTCCGCTCCGGGACAACCACCTCGTGGCCCAGGGCTTCCAGCACCGCGACCGCGTCCCGGCCGACTTGCGGGTCGAAGAAGTTCGTGAAGGTGTCCGGCCACAGCACGACCTTCGACGACGACGGCACCCGTTCCCGGCGGCGGAACCACGACGCGAAAGTCGGCGAAGCGAGCTGCGGCAAAGCGCGTTCGGCGGCGATCCCGCCCAGGCGGTTCAAGGCTGGTCGAAGCGGGCCGGAGGCCACGGCGTTGATCGCACGGGCGAACGGGGCGCCTAGCCGGAGCCAGCGCGGCAGCGCGCCCATGGTGTAGTGCGACATCGGGCGAATCCGTCGCTCGTAGTGCCGGCTGAGGAATTCGGTCCGGTAGGAAGCCATGTCGACGCCGACCGGGCAGTCGGATTTGCAGGCCTTGCACCCCAGGCAGAGATCGAGTGCGTCGCGGACCTCGGGCGAGCGCCAGCCGTCCTCGAGGACGTCCCCGGCCAGCATTTCGAACAGCAGGCGCGCCCGGCCGCGGGTCGAATGTTCTTCCTTGCCGGTCGCGCGGTAGCTCGGGCACATCATCCCGCCGGACGCGGAAACGCATTTGCCCACGCCCACGCATCGGCGGGAGGCCGCGGCCAGGTCGCCGCCGTCGGCGTGCAGGGCGAGCCGCGCGCGGGTCGGCAGGACCGGCGGGGCGATGACGGTGCGCAGATCGGCGTCCAGCGGAGCGGGATCGACGACCCGGCCCGGGTTCATGCCGTTCGACGGGTCGAAGGCGGCTTTGAAATCGGCGAACGCCTGCATCAGCCGCGGCGGGAACATCAGCGGCAGGAGTTCGGCCCGCGCCTGGCCGTCGCCGTGTTCGCCGGACAGCGAACCGCCGTGGGACACCACGAGTTCCGCCGCCTCGACCAGGAACGACCGATACGCCTCCTTCGCTTCCGGCGCGGCCATCGGGAAATCGATCCGCACGTGCAGGCAGCCGTCGCCGAAGTGGCCGTAGACCACGCCTTTGCGGCCGTGCTTCTCCAGCAGCAGATCGAATTCGCGCAGGTACGCGCCGAGCCGGTCCGGCGGGACCGCGGAGTCCTCCCAGCCCGACCAGGCCTCGGACCCGTCGGCCAGCCGCGTCGCGAGACCCGCGCCTTCCTCCCGGATGCGCCAGAGTTTCCGTTGCTCGACAGGATCTCGCACGACCAGCGAAGAAGCGCCGACCTGCGGGGCGCGGGCGGCGACCTGCTGGGCGACCGCGAAAGCCTCGTCCGCGTCGTCGCCGCCGGTTTCCAGGTACAGCCACGCCGTTCCGTTCGGCAACGTGCTGCGGTCCCCCGGCTTCCGGGCGTCGAGCGCGGCGACCAGACCGGCTTCGATGCCTTCCATGGTCAGCACCGGAAGGTCGAGCAGCGCCGGGACCGCGTCGGCGGCGGCGATGCTGTTCTCGAAGCCCAGCACGGCGAGAGCGCGCGTCGCCGGGATCGGAGCCAGGTCGACGACCGCGCTGAGCATCGTCGCGCAGGTCCCCTCGGAACCGACCAAGGCCTTGGCGACGTCGAAACCGTTCTCCGGCAACAGGTATTCGAGGTTGTACCCGGAAACGCGCCGCGGCAGTTCCGGGTAGCCGAGCCGGATGTCGGCCAGGTATTCGTCGCGCAGGTCCCGCAGGCGGCGGTACAGCTCGCCGACCGAATCCTCGCGGGCGCACAATTCCGCCAGCTCCGCCGGAGAAGTCGGACCGACCTCGAGCCGGGTTCCGTCGAGGAGCGCGATTTCCAGCGCGCGGACGTTGTCGACGGTCTTCCCCCACGCCACCGAATGCGACCCGCAGGCGTTGTTGCCGATCATGCCGCCGATCGTGCACCGGCTGTGCGTCGACGGGTCCGGGCCGAAGGTGAGCCCGTGTTCGGCGGCCCGTACGCGCAGCCGGTCCAGCACCAGGCCGGGTTCGACGCGCGCGGTCCGGGCCGCGGGGTCGAGGTCCAGCACGCGGTTGAGATGCCGGGTGAAGTCCAGGATCACCGCGCGGTTCGCGGCCTGCCCGCCGATGCTCGTCGCCGCGCCGCGCGGGAGGACCGGCGCGCCGTGGTCCGCGCATACCTTCAACGCGGCCACCACGTCGTCCGCGCTGCGCGGCCGGACCACGAGCAGCGGGACGTGCCGGTAGTTCGACGCGTCGGTGGAGTGGGTGGCGAGCGTGGCCGGGTCGCCGGCGACCTCGCCGGACACCGCCCGCGCGAGTGCTTCCTGCAGTGCCGAATGCGAACGGGCTCGGGCCGGCATGGGCGTCTCCTGGGAAATCGGGGGTTCACAGCGCCGCGGTCGCCGGGCTACCGTGAAGGCTCGCCACATAGTGGATATTGCTTCCACATGTTGTCAACCTCGACGTGAGGAGTGGTCTCCTTGACCGACCTGCCCCGCAACGAAAGCGTCTTCACCTGGGCCGCGCCCCCGTTGAAATTCGGCGCCGGCGCGCTCGACGAGCTGGGCGCGGAGGTGGCCGCCCGGCAGGCCAAGTCGTGCCTGATCCTCACCGACCCCGGAGTCCGCGGCACCGGCATCCCGGACCGGGCGCTCGACTCGATCCGCGCGGCAGGCGTGAAGAGCGAGATCTTCGACGGCGTCGGCGTCGAACCGACCGACGCGAGCATCGACGAGGCGGTCGCCTACGCCCGCCAGCAGGACTGGGACTGCTTCGTCGCGATCGGCGGCGGTTCGGCGATCGACACCGCCAAGGCCGTCAACCTGCTGACCACGCACCCCGGCGAACTGCTCGACTTCGTGACCCCGCCGATCGGCGCGGGCAAGGCCCCGTGGCTGCCGCTGAAACCGCTGATCGCCGTGCCGACCACCGCGGGCACCGGGTCCGAATCGACCACGATCTGCGTCGTCGACCTGCTCGGCCTGCACCTCAAGGCCGGGGTGAGCCATCCGTCGCTGCGCCCGTCGCTGGCGGTCGTCGACCCGCGCACCACGATCACCCTGCCCCCGGCGGTGACCGCGGCCAGCGGCATGGACGTGCTGTCGCACGCGCTGGAGAGCTACACCAGCGTCGCGTTCGACGCGAAGCCCGCGCCGGAAGACCCGATGAAACGCCCGGCGTTCTGCGGTTCCAACCCGATCAGCGACGTGTGGTGCGAGATGGCGCTGACGTTGGTGGGCAAGCATTTGCGCGCCGCCGTCCTCAATGGACGCGACCTGACCGCGCGCACCCAGATGGCCCTCGCGTCCACCTACGCCGGAACCGGTTTCGGCAACGCCGGCACCCACCTGCCGCACGCGAACGCGTACCCGATCGCCGGAGCGGTGAAGCAGTACCGCGCCGAGGGCTACCCGGAGATGCCGATGGTCCCGCACGGCCAGGCCGTGTCCGCGACCGCCGCCGAGGTGTTCCGCTGGACCTATCCCGCGGCCCCGGAACGGCACCTGCACGCCGCGCACCTGCTGTCCGGCGGGCAGACGTTCACCGCGACCGACGGCGCCGACGCGCTCCCGCACGTGCTCGCCGAGCTGATGGCCGACATCCAGATGCCGAAGGGCTTGCACGCGTTCGGGTACGGCGACGAGGACATCGACACCCTCGTCGACGGCACGCTCAAGCAGACCCGCCAGCTGGCCGTCGTGCCCCGTCCGGTCACCCGGGCCGCGCTCGAAGACATCTTCCGCCGTTCGCTCTGACCACCGGGAGTTATCAATGGCGACAACTCCGGAGAAAAGCACCGACGTCCGCCTGGTCGTCGCGTCCAGCGTGTTCGGCACCACCGTCGAGTGGTACGACTTCTTCCTGTACGGCACGGCCGCGGGACTCGTCTTCAACAAACTGTATTTCCCCGGCTCCGATCCCCTGGTCGGCACCGTGCTGGCCTTCGCGACCTTCGCGCTCGGCTTCCTCGCCCGCCCGATCGGCGGGTTCGTCTTCGGCCACCTCGGCGACCGGGTGGGCCGCAAGAAGATCCTCGTCGCGACCATGCTCATCATGGGCGCGGCGACCTGTCTCATCGGGCTGCTGCCCGATTACCGGATGATCGGCCCGGCCGCCCCGGTCGTCCTCGTCGTCCTCCGCTTGGCCCAGGGCGTCGCCGTCGGCGGCGAATGGGGCGGGGCGGTGCTCATGGCCACCGAGTACGCCCCGGCCGGGAAACGCGGCCTCTACGGCAGTTTCCCGCAGATCGGGCTGGCCATCGGGCTCACGCTGGGCACCGGCGTGCTGGCGCTGCTGAACGCGGTCACCAGCGACGAGGCGTTCCTGTTGTGGGGCTGGCGGATCGGCTTCCTGCTGTCCGCGGTGCTGGTCGTGGCTGGCCTGCTGATCCGGGTCAAGGTGATGGAAACCCCGGCCTTCCGCACCATGGCGGCCGAGGAGGGCACCGCGACCGTCCCCGCCGTCGAACTGGTCCGCGACCGGCTCTCCCGGCGGCACCTGCTGCTCGGCATGGGCAGCCGGTTCACCGAGGGCGTGGCGTTCAACGCGTGGGCGGTCTTCGTCATCTCCTACGGCAGCGGAACGCTGAAACTGGACCGGCAGCCGCTGCTGGTCGGCGTGATGATCGCGGCCGCGGTGATGGTGGTGTTCATCCCGGTGTTCGGCAAGGTGTCCGACCGGCTCGGCCGGAGGCGGACGTTCGCGACCGGAGCCGTGACCACGCTGGTGCTGGCGATCCCCGCACTGGCGGCGCTGCACAGCGGCAACCCGGTGCTGATCACTGTCTCCCTGATCGCGGTGCTGGGCGTCAGCTACCCGGTGATGTACGGCCCGCAGGCGGCGTTCTACGCCGAACTGTTCCCGATTTCCCGGCGGTGCACCGGGATTTCGGTCGTGTACCAGCTTTCCGGCGTCGTCGCCTCGGGGCTCACCCCGCTGATCCTGGCGTATCTCGCCGGGAAGACCGGGACGACCGGCATCCTGGTCTACCTCGCGGCGACGACCGTGATCAGCGTGGCGTGCACGCTGGCGATCCGGCAGAGCGACCTGTACGTGGACGACGAGCGGATTTCCTTGCCCGCCAAGGAGGTTCCGCGGTTCACCTGAGCGGCCCCGTACCGCGCGGGCTGGCCCGCCGATGTTCGTGAAGGGAACCCTGAGGGACTCTGAATCACTCAGGGTTCCCCTCACGGACGGTCAGCGAGAGGCGCCGGACGCCTCGGTGAGCTGGTCCCGCAGGGTGCTCAGCGTCCGGGCCAGCAACCGCGAAACCTGCATCTGCGACAGCCCGACCCGTTCGGCGATCTGGCTCTGCGTCATGTTCGAGAAGAACCGCATGACGAGGATCGCGCGCTCGCGTTCCGGCAGGCTCCGCAGCAGCGGCTTGAGCGTTTCCCGGTCCTCGAGCTTCTCGATTTCCGGGTCCTCGTCGCCGAGCGTGTCCGCCAGCGCGACCGAGCCGCTGTCGTCGTGGGCCGGGTAGTCGATGGAGGAGGCCTGGTAGGCGTTCCCGGCGTGCAGGGCCTCGGCGACCTCGTCGAGATCGAGGTCGAGGTGGTCGGCGAGTTCGCGCGCGGTGGGCGCGCGGCCCAGGCGCTGGCCCAGTTCCGTGGCTGCTTGGCCGACCGTCAAATGGAGTTCTTTGAGCCGCCGCGGGACGCGGACCGACCAGGTGTGGTCGCGGAAGTACCGGCGGACCTCGCCCATCACGGTCGGGACGGCGAACGCGACGAAATCGGTCTGCCGCGCCGGGTCGTACCGGTCGACGGCGTTGATCAGGCCGATCCGCGCGACCTGCAGGAGGTCCTCGGTCGGCTGGCCGCGCCGGGCGAACCGGCGGGCGATGTGCTCGGCCAGCGGCAAATGTTCCTCGATGAGGCGGCGGCGCAGCCGGGAGTGCTCGTCGGTGTCCTCGGCCAGGTGGCTGATTTCCTCGAACAGCGCCGCGTAGTGCCGGTAGTCGTCGCGCCGGGTGCGGGTCATGGTCGCCGCGGTCATGCAGGTCCTCCTGACAGCCGAAGGGAACGTGACTCGGGTAGTGCCCTGGTGCGCATCGCGTAGCCGACGCTAATCATCCTTAGTGGACAGTGCTCGGCGCCGCAAGGCGAGCGCGCGGCGGATCCGCGCGTCCGCCCGGTCGCCGGGAAGCCGGAGTGTGATGGCCGGGTGATACCCGCTCGCGGGCAAGATCAATCAGCCCGCCACCCGGATGGGGGCTCCAGCAGGGGCGCGCAGGCGCAGCAAGGTGGCGAGTCGGTGCCGACGGACCGCAGGCTGACGATGCGCGCTGCCCGATGCGGTGATCGCGGTGCCCAATGCGGTGACGCCGAGCGCGCGGAGAGCTTCGCCCGGATGCGTTCCGACGGCGGCCGAACTCAGCTTCCCGACCGCCAGCGCCCGCGCGGCGAACGGCGGTCGGTGCGGCTGAGCACCCCGGACGTGTCGCGTTTCCAATGTCCGCCGCGCGAATCGGTGAAGGACAGGCCGGGGACGGCGGCCGCCGAGTACAGGTCGTCCACCGGCATCTCGTCCTCGCCGAACGGCAGCGCGCGGACGGCGGTCGAGCCGGGCGGGATGATCGCGAGGCGGACGCAGTGCGGTTCGCCCTCGCCGGGGCGCTCGACCTCCAGCGAACAGTCGAACACCGGTGCGTCGCCGCTGTTGTGCGCGCAGACGACGTAATCCTCGTCACGCTCGTGCCGGGCGCCCTCGTCGAGCCACGCGGAGACCGACTGCGCCTGCTGCTCCTGCCGGATTTCCGGCTGGTCCTTCCGGTTCAGCAGCATGATCCACACATACGAGGCGAAGCCCAGCAACGAGCCCGCGCTCCCGATCGCCGACACCCACGTCGCGGTAAGTTGTCCTCCCATTTCACCCGGAGTGCCCCGATTCGGCCGAGGCGAAACGAGGCCGGCAGAGGTTTGGACCTTCCCCGGCCGGGGTAGAAAGACCGCAGCGCGGAACCAGTGCCGCGCCAGGACTTTCGTTGCCGCGGGGACGCCGGTGGTGCCACGACACCGCCGGCGTTTCTGCTGTCCACAATGGACCGGCAGGGGCCGCGGCGTTCAGTCCTTCAACCAGGCCGGGCAAGCACCCTTCCGCAGCGTGCGCCATTCGCGAGCGAACCTGTCCCGCAACAGCTTCGCCGCGGCTTCGTCGCGACCGTAGAGGAGACCGAACGTAAACGTGTTCTGGTTCTCACTGAAGCCATCGATCGCGAAGTGCCGCAACGCCGCGCGGTCGACCACGGTGTCCTGATGCTTGCCCAGCGTCTGCTGCGCTGCCTTGACGTGCTTGCGCCAAGTCCGCAGCTTCTTGCCGAACACCGGCCGGACGGCGTCGGCGGCATAGCGAGCCCGCTTGGCCTTCTTCCGAACCTCGTGCAGCGCCTTCTCCAGTTCGGCGCCGCTGAGCCCCTCCGTCGCCGCAGTGGCTCGATAGAGCTTGCGCGCGGTCTTGCGCAGGGGTTTCCGCAATTCCTTCTTGCCCGCGGGGCGGACCGTGTCGAGCAGCGCCGCGATCGACTGCAGCAAGGTCGCGTATCGATTGCTGGACAACGCTTCCGTCGCGCGAGCCAGTTCGGTTTGGGAAGTGCGGGCGAAGTCACGGGTCAGGTATTGGCGCAGCGGCCCGAAAACCAGCTCCGACGGGACCTCGTCGAGACAACCTTCAAGGCGAGCTTGGCTCACTTCGGTGTCGCGCGCACCCGCGAGTTCCCCGCCCAGCCACTTCAGCTCCGCCGCGACCGCGTCGGCCTTCTTCTTGCCCGCCAAGGATTTGAACGTCCGAAGCGCGCTCCGCAGTTTCCGCGCCGCCACCCGGAGCTGGTGCACCGAATCGTCCGCCCCGACGCGAAAGCCCAAGTCCGCGCGACGCAACCGCTCGAATTGCTCGCTCAGATACTCCCGCACGACGTGGTCCGATCCGCGCGCGGGCTCGGTCTCGGCTCCGAGCAACCGCTGCAGTTTCGACGGCCACGACGCGTTTTCGGCCCCGCGCTTGCGCAAGCTCCGGTCGAGGCGGTCGAGCAGCTCCGGCGCGGAATCCGCCGCCAGCTCGACGTCCAGTTCCCGCCACCGGTCCAGCCGAAGCGCCTGTCCCCCCAGGAATTCCCCCGTGACGTGATCGTCGGCCAGAGTCGCCACGGTCCGGCCGGCCGGATCGGCCAGGCGGTGCGTGAACCGGTCGGTCCGCAGCTGCGCGACCGGCCGGAGCTTGCGGTCCAGGGTGTAGGCGCGGACCAGTGCCGCGATCTCCGCGGGGACCTTCGGGGCGTCGTCGAGCGGAAACCGCAACTCTTGC
The nucleotide sequence above comes from Amycolatopsis sp. AA4. Encoded proteins:
- a CDS encoding MarR family winged helix-turn-helix transcriptional regulator; the protein is MSGPLVPGGIGEHTSCLLVKLGQVVFRLAEDRLHELGLRVRHYSVLQALADNGPMSQLSLGAYLRIDPATMVSSLDDLETLGFAARTRDPEDRRRYVVDLSAAGRTTLRKANELLAGLDQHVLSDLPQRSHDSLRKLLAKMNEGDTLPGEFDRMRDQAGSTKMSSASSPSPR
- a CDS encoding DNA topoisomerase IB; amino-acid sequence: MRLRRSELSSPGIKRQRRGRGFRYLAPDGSPVTDPEVLERIQGLVIPPAWRRVWICPHPTGHIQAVGTDDAGRRQYLYHPEWRRARDEEKHDRVLALAGELPAVRAALQDDLRRRHLDRRRVAAAALRMIDRGVFRSGGEEYAETNGSHGATTLLREHVKISGDELTFCYPAKSGLVRSLSLRDGELAAVLKSLRRCRTGTPRLFAYRTDDGWHELHASDVNERFKELAGEEFTVKDFRTWHATVLAAVSLAAQETPTSQRGRARAESAAMKEVAEELGNTPAVARRSYVDPRVLREFEEGNTIHRALRKADADGLAEEELRERIEKAVLRLLRRASRG
- a CDS encoding zinc-binding dehydrogenase translates to MRALVVDHSAPAHLAMAEVADPVPAPGEALIRVAAASLNFGEVKGATDPSAPDGTVIGWDAAGVVVQAAADGSGPAVGTPVVSVGTAGWAELRAVPTNLIGTVPDGADLGAISTIPVAALSALHVLRRIGPVLGRRVLVTGASGGVGRYAVQLAARAGAEVVAISRDPAQTEGLLALGAAEVRASADEVDRPVSGVLDNLGGPHLVAAFARLEAGGTLVTVGRSAEADVVLPPDAFLGTEGRHDRSIRTFFLLADPAADFSADLTWLAAETAAGRLDPGISWRGPWDRYAEAAEALVGRTLHGKAVLEIG
- a CDS encoding IclR family transcriptional regulator; protein product: MNQTGAQPPAGTQAIRRALGILRLLMDEDGELALSAIARKLDLTPGTTHRVVRALSADGLVAHNPRTDSYHLGPGAILLGQAAQRVHGLQLALPVIQRINEDTGESVNITIREGNESVVLLRAQSTLPLRFEQHPGARFPLYATASGKAMLANSLDAESYLASLPEQLPALTAHTLATRDALALELAETRDRGYSIDNEENVAGVRCVGAGVLDERGLARAAVVIQVPTVRLPEERVRELGALAIEAAKEIAPFLPPDRLTRY
- a CDS encoding NAD(P)-dependent oxidoreductase, with the protein product MTLAGKTVLMSGGSRGIGLAIAIRAARDGANVVLLAKTAEPHPKLEGTVYTAAKEIETAGGQALPIVGDVRSEDDVLAAAEAAAEQFGGIDVVVNNASALDRSGTEDLSMKRYDLMQDINTRGTFLLSKAAIPHLRKAANPHLLTLSPPLNLSPAWVGAHLGYTLSKYGMSLCTIGLAEELKADGIAANSLWPRTLTDTAAVRNIIGGASQARTPQIVADAAYAILNRPSRECTGNLFIDDEVLAAEGVTDLSGYQRGDGELALDIFVDPA
- a CDS encoding TetR family transcriptional regulator, which encodes MTTSGPPTLRERKKQRTRQALVETAISLFSERGFDATPLDALLDEVEVSRRTFFRNFRSKEDVALAAVKELWSAYLEVLDETAKSGPLADVFRDAMLATLDRMDENWYERFPATLRLIDQSPALNGHTLLHCAETEAEIVRRLGESSLELRLLVEFCVAAWRCALDEWLPDCAPGELPGHVRRAFAAMEPSLRLRA